A single genomic interval of Picosynechococcus sp. PCC 7003 harbors:
- a CDS encoding M48 family metallopeptidase, protein MKHYFTGLTADQFRHPLDKEATAALRRLPGLDLLVRSFLGSTAEQIFQFNNLASSILVGDRQLPHLHHLLQEAAQVLDLTAPDLYIQQNPVPNAYTFAMRGQKPFMVIHTALVEILTEAELQAVMAHELGHLKCEHGVYLTLANLLMLATNALPVWGSLFSQSLQNQMLAWLRCAELSCDRAAFLVSQDPKIMMSVLMKLAGGSPSLAPLLNLDAFMEQAKTYEHLSQNQLGQLLQENQTAQLTHPLPVVRAQEIWRWASSQEYSLLLQSKDSVYNHKGSSKGGWRNW, encoded by the coding sequence GTGAAGCATTATTTTACCGGCCTAACGGCGGATCAGTTTCGCCATCCCCTAGATAAAGAAGCCACTGCCGCCCTCCGCCGCCTCCCTGGTTTGGATCTGTTGGTGCGTTCTTTTTTGGGGTCAACGGCAGAGCAGATTTTTCAGTTCAATAATCTAGCGTCGAGCATTTTGGTGGGCGATCGCCAACTGCCCCACCTCCATCACCTCCTCCAGGAAGCCGCCCAGGTACTGGATTTGACAGCACCGGATCTCTACATCCAGCAGAATCCTGTACCCAATGCCTACACCTTTGCCATGCGGGGCCAAAAACCCTTTATGGTGATCCACACAGCCCTAGTCGAAATCCTCACAGAAGCAGAACTCCAGGCCGTCATGGCCCACGAGCTGGGGCACCTCAAGTGTGAGCATGGCGTGTATCTAACCCTGGCAAATCTCCTAATGCTGGCCACCAATGCCCTCCCGGTGTGGGGGAGCTTGTTTTCCCAGTCTTTGCAAAATCAGATGTTGGCTTGGTTGCGTTGTGCGGAACTGAGTTGCGATCGCGCTGCTTTTTTGGTGAGTCAGGATCCGAAAATTATGATGTCGGTGCTGATGAAATTAGCAGGAGGTTCACCGAGTTTGGCCCCGTTGTTGAACCTGGACGCTTTCATGGAACAGGCCAAAACCTACGAACATTTGAGTCAAAATCAGTTGGGTCAACTGTTGCAGGAAAATCAGACCGCCCAACTCACCCATCCCCTGCCGGTGGTACGCGCCCAGGAAATCTGGCGATGGGCCAGCTCCCAGGAATATTCCCTCTTGCTTCAAAGTAAAGATTCAGTTTATAATCACAAAGGTTCATCCAAGGGCGGATGGCGAAATTGGTAG
- a CDS encoding M48 family metallopeptidase codes for MTELTIEQRFEAGFKRYDAGESPDALLPEFIEICRLDPKNAAAWSCVAWLHLLRGKADLALPAAQRSVKIDHRNPQAHVNLALALLGTGGKGVRKHIELVQKVMDFSEEVRQDIFENIEDGLQRKPDWKELAKVKNWLSE; via the coding sequence ATGACCGAATTAACCATTGAACAGCGGTTTGAAGCTGGTTTTAAGCGTTACGATGCCGGCGAGTCCCCGGATGCCCTGCTGCCAGAATTTATCGAAATCTGTCGGTTAGATCCGAAAAATGCCGCCGCCTGGAGTTGTGTGGCTTGGTTACATTTGCTCCGGGGCAAAGCAGATCTCGCCTTACCGGCCGCCCAGCGCAGTGTCAAAATTGACCATCGTAACCCCCAAGCCCATGTAAACCTTGCCTTAGCACTCCTCGGTACCGGGGGAAAAGGGGTGCGCAAACATATCGAATTGGTGCAAAAGGTGATGGATTTCAGTGAAGAGGTGCGCCAAGATATTTTTGAAAATATTGAGGATGGCCTCCAGCGAAAACCGGATTGGAAAGAGCTGGCCAAGGTGAAAAACTGGCTGTCTGAGTAA